Proteins found in one Nostoc sp. NIES-3756 genomic segment:
- the hpnI gene encoding bacteriohopanetetrol glucosamine biosynthesis glycosyltransferase HpnI codes for MIWLLGGLCLSAIVYYCYAIYAAIAFLRHSHPINPEFHPPITILKPLCGLDSHAEDNLISFCKQHYPCFQIVFTVRDRQDPIIEVVEKIIQQFPDVDINLVVSDRVIGANLKVSNLANALPQAKYEILLIADSDIHVTPDYLQRVVQPLQDQSVGVVTCLYRSLAQGWGATLEAISTATDFHAGVLVSNQLSELEFAFGSTIVIRKSVLEEIGNFAAIADYLADDFQLGHLPAKASYKVFLSNYVVEHVLGNSTVTNSLHRQIRWARGIKICRPWGYLGLIFTYGTVSSLLLVVLTQGSILGWINLAIVWTMRLVMGWIVGAIALDDVVTKKYFWLIPIWDLLHFVIWCAGLFGTTIKWRGQQFRLTKEGKLIPLEQDSGFVSSQWSVVSGKDM; via the coding sequence ATGATTTGGCTGTTGGGGGGCTTGTGCTTATCAGCTATTGTGTATTACTGCTATGCAATTTATGCAGCGATCGCTTTTTTGCGTCATTCTCACCCCATCAATCCTGAATTTCATCCACCTATCACTATTTTAAAACCCCTGTGTGGACTTGATAGCCATGCTGAAGATAATTTGATTTCCTTTTGCAAACAACATTATCCGTGTTTTCAAATAGTTTTTACTGTACGCGATCGCCAAGACCCCATCATCGAAGTTGTGGAAAAAATCATCCAACAATTTCCCGATGTAGATATAAATTTAGTTGTCAGCGATCGCGTCATTGGGGCAAACTTAAAAGTAAGTAATTTAGCCAATGCCCTACCCCAAGCTAAATACGAAATTCTTCTCATAGCCGATAGTGATATCCATGTCACCCCAGATTATCTACAAAGAGTCGTACAACCCTTACAAGATCAAAGCGTGGGTGTTGTCACCTGTTTGTACCGTTCCCTCGCTCAAGGCTGGGGCGCAACCTTAGAAGCCATCTCTACAGCCACAGATTTTCATGCAGGTGTGTTAGTCAGCAATCAATTGTCAGAACTAGAATTTGCCTTTGGTTCCACAATTGTCATTCGTAAATCCGTTTTAGAAGAAATTGGCAACTTTGCAGCCATCGCCGATTATTTAGCCGATGATTTTCAACTAGGACACTTACCAGCCAAGGCTAGCTACAAAGTTTTCCTATCTAATTATGTAGTTGAACACGTCTTAGGCAATAGCACCGTTACCAATTCCTTACACCGCCAAATTCGCTGGGCGCGTGGCATTAAAATTTGTCGTCCTTGGGGCTATTTAGGGCTGATTTTTACCTACGGCACAGTTAGTAGTTTGCTATTGGTTGTCCTCACACAAGGTTCTATACTAGGCTGGATTAACCTAGCGATTGTTTGGACAATGCGGCTAGTGATGGGTTGGATAGTTGGTGCGATCGCTCTTGATGATGTAGTTACCAAAAAGTATTTCTGGCTAATTCCCATATGGGACTTACTTCACTTTGTTATCTGGTGTGCTGGCCTGTTTGGTACAACAATTAAGTGGCGTGGACAGCAATTCAGATTAACCAAAGAAGGTAAATTAATACCACTTGAACAGGATTCGGGTTTTGTCAGTAGTCAGTGGTCAGTAGTTAGTGGTAAGGATATGTAA
- a CDS encoding cyclic peptide export ABC transporter encodes MKLIYLLLRSSWGMVAIAISTGFLSGGSSAALIALISSASANSKNTSLTHIVGGFLGLVIVALITSITSQVMLVRLSQDAVSQLRMRLSRQILTSELSHLEQLGNPRLLAILTEDVQAVANAVYVIPFLCIDLAIVLGCLVYITWLSWIVLLILCGLIVVGIGSCQWLISKAEKLLALARDDQDMLFKNFQTVTEGVKELKLNYQRRQVFLEKKLQSTLGNFRRHNVDGLTLFAVTTSWGRLIFFFAMGFLLFALPKLIIINPQTISSYILTFTYLMLPMDNIITNLPQISKANIALQKIESLGLSLASRAEASTVPTPVSTSWQSLEFQGVAHTYHREQEDQGFILGPIDLKLKPQELIFIVGGNGSGKSTLAKLITGLYIPESGRIVFDGELITDQNREWYRQHFAVVFSDFYLFDDLLGLGNSDLDTLAESYLKQLQLDHKVKIENGRLSTTALSQGQRKRLTLLTAYLEDRPIYLFDEWASDQDPLFKDFFYTKLLPQLQSKGKTVLVISHDDRYFHLADRIIKLDYGKIESKARSNRVNSCSS; translated from the coding sequence ATGAAACTGATCTACTTACTTCTACGTTCTTCTTGGGGGATGGTGGCGATCGCCATTAGTACAGGTTTTCTAAGTGGAGGTAGTAGTGCTGCACTGATTGCTTTAATTAGCAGTGCGAGCGCAAACAGCAAAAATACATCATTAACGCACATTGTTGGTGGTTTTTTGGGACTGGTAATAGTCGCACTCATTACTAGTATTACTTCGCAAGTGATGCTGGTTCGCTTGTCCCAAGATGCTGTTTCCCAATTAAGGATGCGTTTGAGTCGGCAAATTCTTACTTCGGAGTTAAGCCATCTGGAACAGCTAGGAAATCCCCGACTGTTGGCAATTTTAACAGAAGATGTCCAAGCAGTTGCCAATGCAGTATATGTGATTCCTTTCCTTTGTATTGATTTAGCGATCGTTTTAGGATGTTTGGTATATATTACTTGGTTATCTTGGATAGTATTGTTGATTCTTTGCGGTTTAATTGTAGTAGGAATAGGCAGTTGTCAATGGTTAATTAGCAAAGCTGAAAAATTACTAGCGCTGGCTCGTGACGACCAAGATATGTTATTTAAAAATTTTCAAACCGTCACAGAAGGAGTCAAAGAACTCAAGCTTAACTATCAACGCCGTCAAGTTTTTTTAGAAAAAAAACTACAATCAACATTAGGCAATTTTCGGCGGCACAATGTCGATGGTTTGACTTTATTTGCTGTCACAACTAGCTGGGGCAGATTGATATTTTTCTTCGCAATGGGTTTTTTATTATTCGCACTACCTAAACTGATAATAATTAATCCTCAAACTATCTCTAGCTACATTCTCACTTTTACTTATTTGATGTTGCCAATGGACAACATCATCACTAATCTTCCTCAAATCAGTAAAGCTAATATCGCTCTCCAAAAGATAGAATCTTTAGGTTTATCTCTAGCCAGCCGTGCAGAAGCCTCGACAGTCCCAACACCAGTAAGTACTTCCTGGCAGAGTTTAGAATTTCAAGGTGTAGCTCACACCTATCATAGAGAACAGGAAGACCAAGGCTTTATTCTCGGCCCTATCGATTTAAAGCTCAAACCTCAAGAACTCATCTTTATAGTAGGTGGAAATGGTAGTGGCAAATCTACCCTAGCCAAGTTAATTACCGGACTCTACATTCCCGAAAGTGGGAGAATTGTATTTGATGGAGAACTAATCACCGACCAAAATCGAGAGTGGTATAGACAACATTTTGCCGTAGTATTTTCGGACTTTTACTTATTTGATGACCTATTAGGTTTAGGGAATAGCGATTTAGATACTCTAGCTGAGAGTTACCTCAAGCAACTCCAATTAGACCATAAAGTGAAAATTGAAAATGGCAGACTTTCAACCACCGCTCTTTCTCAAGGACAACGTAAGCGTCTAACTTTACTCACAGCATATTTAGAAGATAGACCCATTTACCTATTTGATGAGTGGGCTTCTGATCAAGACCCCTTATTTAAAGATTTCTTCTATACCAAGTTATTACCACAACTGCAAAGTAAAGGTAAAACAGTATTAGTAATTAGCCACGACGATCGCTATTTTCATCTTGCAGACCGTATCATTAAACTAGACTACGGCAAAATTGAGTCTAAAGCTAGGTCAAATCGTGTAAATTCTTGTTCTAGTTAG
- the hpnK gene encoding hopanoid biosynthesis-associated protein HpnK, whose protein sequence is MTPYPEPNFQVPRRFAIINGDDFGFSRGVNQGIMRSHQQGILTSTSLMVTGDAAQEAIALAKTHPDLAVGLHLVLVCGRSVLPPEKIPHLVDSQGNFPNSSLLAGLRYQFHPAARAELRQEVHAQLTKFQASGLPLSHVDGHLHLHIHPVVLQILVELAQEFNIRFIRLPAEELGKTLKLNRQDLLTKLVWSGVFGGLRRYGEKLLASHDIGFADRVYGLLQTGNVTEKYLLGLIPQIQANLIEIYCHPAEFQAGEPLNGPPSAGEAELAALLSEQVRELLTANGFELTNIRKLGTSN, encoded by the coding sequence ATGACCCCATACCCAGAACCTAATTTCCAAGTACCCCGCCGTTTTGCCATCATTAATGGTGACGATTTTGGCTTTTCTCGTGGTGTGAATCAAGGGATTATGCGATCGCATCAGCAAGGTATACTCACTAGCACTAGTTTGATGGTAACTGGTGATGCCGCCCAGGAGGCGATCGCACTGGCAAAAACTCATCCCGATTTAGCAGTGGGTTTACATCTAGTTTTAGTTTGTGGTCGGTCTGTATTACCCCCAGAAAAAATTCCTCACTTGGTTGACTCCCAAGGAAACTTTCCTAACAGTTCTTTGTTGGCTGGGTTGCGCTATCAATTCCATCCCGCAGCCCGTGCAGAACTGCGTCAAGAAGTTCACGCTCAGTTAACTAAGTTTCAAGCATCGGGGCTACCGCTTTCTCATGTCGATGGTCATTTACACCTGCATATCCACCCAGTTGTCTTGCAAATTCTTGTGGAATTGGCGCAGGAGTTTAATATTCGCTTCATTCGTCTACCTGCTGAAGAACTAGGGAAGACTCTCAAACTCAACCGTCAAGATTTGTTGACTAAATTAGTGTGGTCTGGGGTATTTGGGGGGCTACGCCGTTATGGAGAGAAACTACTAGCATCTCATGATATTGGTTTTGCTGATAGAGTTTACGGATTATTGCAAACTGGTAACGTAACGGAGAAATACCTGTTGGGTTTAATACCGCAGATTCAAGCAAATCTCATAGAGATTTATTGTCACCCCGCAGAATTTCAAGCTGGAGAACCACTAAATGGCCCGCCAAGCGCAGGTGAGGCAGAACTAGCAGCCCTATTAAGTGAGCAAGTACGCGAGTTATTAACTGCAAATGGTTTTGAGTTGACCAATATTAGGAAATTGGGGACTAGTAATTAG
- a CDS encoding GNAT family N-acetyltransferase translates to MPTCKTLQSGDESLLENFLLQHVNTSMFLRSNWREGGLNNEGGRFQGTYVAAIEDDKIVAVAAHYWNGMIVVQAPVYLAEVAQAVMEQSDLFISGIAGPATQVEATKQALGLGNQPTQLDEQEILFSLTLQDLQVPPALASGAVQCRLPHTQELELLSEWSVAYNVETLGKLATPDLLPHCRREIELRQSTARHWVLIADNTPVAYTAFNACLPDIVQIGGVWTPPAFRGNGYAKCVVAGSLLEAKSQGVERAVLFTNFKNYAAQAVYRGIGFQDTGEQFGLVLFQDTN, encoded by the coding sequence GTGCCTACCTGCAAAACCCTACAATCTGGTGATGAATCATTACTGGAAAATTTCCTCTTGCAACACGTTAATACTTCCATGTTTTTACGTTCAAATTGGCGTGAGGGAGGTTTGAATAATGAGGGTGGTAGATTCCAAGGGACTTATGTAGCTGCTATTGAAGATGACAAGATAGTTGCAGTCGCCGCGCACTATTGGAATGGGATGATTGTTGTGCAAGCGCCTGTATATCTTGCAGAAGTGGCGCAAGCTGTTATGGAACAATCTGATTTGTTTATATCGGGAATTGCTGGGCCAGCCACACAAGTAGAAGCGACAAAGCAAGCATTGGGGCTAGGAAATCAACCAACTCAACTAGATGAGCAAGAAATATTATTTTCCCTCACATTACAAGATTTACAAGTACCCCCGGCTTTAGCATCAGGTGCGGTGCAGTGTCGCTTACCCCATACACAAGAGTTGGAATTATTGAGTGAATGGAGTGTTGCTTATAATGTGGAGACTTTGGGGAAATTAGCAACTCCTGATTTACTACCTCATTGTCGTCGTGAAATTGAACTACGTCAGTCTACAGCTAGACATTGGGTATTGATAGCAGACAATACTCCTGTTGCTTACACAGCTTTTAATGCCTGTCTACCCGATATTGTGCAGATTGGCGGCGTTTGGACACCGCCAGCATTTCGGGGTAATGGCTATGCCAAGTGTGTAGTAGCTGGGTCACTTTTAGAGGCAAAATCCCAAGGCGTAGAACGTGCAGTATTATTTACAAACTTTAAAAATTACGCCGCCCAAGCAGTATATAGAGGAATTGGTTTTCAGGATACTGGTGAGCAATTTGGTCTGGTATTATTCCAAGATACTAACTAA
- a CDS encoding DUF3131 domain-containing protein, giving the protein MSSDFQPPPKSLSVLASVGGVMTAIIAIATLNFWSDKISQNTQTPVISKTDTSTAKVETQAQKVAKLDTQSVALPGKAIPLSELTINKAPYVAPGVGKLNAVEIASARQAWSYFQRNWNAQTGLVNSVDGFASVTMWDQAAAIAALVSARELNIISAAEFEAKMTKMLQTLASLPLYKGELPNKVYNTKTLIPVNYGQLDKREEIGWSAIDLGRMALWLKIVEAKYPKMRSPVQKVWQHWQVKRLTKNGQMYGTAVVQGKEQYNQEGRLGYENYAAYGLKLWGLDVKQALDYKSNTAFVNLYGQGVPYDRRDAKNSGANNYVLSEPYILDGIETGFQALPKAYANRILAAQAARYQATKELTALTEDNLDREPYFVYNSLFVNGKPWATITDTQEQHNNLRFLSAKAAIGWHVLYNTAYTRQLFDFVQTNLKSQKGWYNGFYESLRQPNKSLTANNNGVILESWLYKQVGKPLTVWAGVKN; this is encoded by the coding sequence ATGAGTTCTGATTTTCAACCACCCCCAAAAAGCTTGTCTGTGCTGGCTTCTGTGGGAGGGGTGATGACTGCAATAATTGCGATCGCCACTTTAAATTTTTGGTCTGATAAAATCTCCCAGAATACCCAAACACCAGTAATATCTAAAACGGATACCTCTACAGCCAAGGTGGAAACTCAAGCTCAAAAGGTAGCAAAACTTGATACTCAATCCGTAGCTTTACCAGGAAAAGCAATTCCTCTGAGTGAACTGACAATTAACAAAGCACCTTATGTCGCGCCTGGAGTCGGAAAACTAAATGCAGTGGAGATAGCAAGTGCGCGTCAGGCTTGGTCATATTTCCAACGCAACTGGAATGCTCAAACTGGCTTAGTTAATTCTGTTGATGGCTTTGCCTCTGTTACTATGTGGGATCAGGCAGCTGCGATCGCCGCTTTGGTAAGTGCTAGAGAATTGAATATCATCTCAGCCGCAGAATTTGAAGCGAAGATGACTAAGATGTTACAGACTCTAGCATCATTACCTTTATATAAAGGGGAACTACCCAACAAAGTCTACAACACCAAAACCCTGATCCCTGTTAATTACGGGCAATTAGATAAACGAGAAGAAATTGGTTGGTCAGCCATTGATTTAGGGCGGATGGCATTATGGCTGAAGATTGTCGAAGCCAAGTATCCCAAAATGCGATCGCCTGTACAAAAGGTTTGGCAGCATTGGCAAGTCAAGCGCCTCACCAAAAACGGACAAATGTATGGTACTGCTGTTGTTCAAGGGAAAGAACAGTATAACCAAGAAGGTCGCTTGGGTTATGAGAATTATGCAGCCTACGGTTTGAAACTCTGGGGATTAGATGTCAAGCAAGCCTTAGATTATAAGTCTAATACCGCCTTTGTCAATCTTTACGGTCAGGGAGTTCCTTATGACCGCCGCGATGCTAAGAACTCAGGTGCAAATAACTATGTCCTCAGTGAACCCTATATTCTCGATGGCATTGAAACAGGATTTCAGGCATTGCCTAAAGCTTATGCAAATAGGATTTTAGCCGCTCAAGCAGCTCGTTATCAAGCAACAAAAGAATTAACTGCCCTGACAGAAGACAATTTAGATCGTGAGCCTTACTTTGTTTACAACAGCTTGTTTGTTAACGGCAAACCTTGGGCAACAATTACCGATACTCAAGAACAGCATAATAATTTACGCTTTCTCAGTGCTAAAGCTGCGATCGGCTGGCACGTACTTTATAATACTGCTTACACTCGCCAGTTATTCGATTTTGTGCAAACTAACCTCAAATCTCAAAAAGGCTGGTACAACGGCTTTTATGAATCTCTGCGTCAGCCGAATAAATCTCTCACCGCCAACAATAATGGTGTAATTTTAGAAAGCTGGCTGTACAAGCAGGTCGGCAAACCGCTTACCGTTTGGGCAGGAGTTAAGAATTAA
- the arsH gene encoding arsenical resistance protein ArsH has product MTTFDHPPRILFLYGSLRERSYSRLLAEEAARIIQEFGAEVKFFDPRDLPIYGSVPDTHPKVQELRELSLWSEGQVWSSPELHGQISGIMKNQIDWIPLNIGAVRPTQGRTLAVMQVSGGSQSFNAVNTLRILGRWMRMFTIPNQSSVAKAYQEFHEDGTMKDSPYRDRVVDVMEELYKFTLLLRDKVDYLTDRYSERKEKAAKQVIEVANKALELNTTQN; this is encoded by the coding sequence ATGACGACATTTGACCATCCCCCCAGAATTTTGTTTTTATATGGCTCATTGCGTGAGCGTTCCTACAGTCGCCTCTTAGCTGAGGAAGCAGCCCGTATCATCCAAGAATTTGGGGCAGAGGTAAAGTTTTTCGATCCGCGTGACCTACCGATTTACGGCAGCGTACCTGATACACATCCAAAAGTACAGGAATTGCGCGAATTAAGCTTGTGGTCGGAAGGTCAAGTTTGGTCTAGCCCAGAACTGCACGGTCAGATTTCGGGAATTATGAAAAACCAAATTGATTGGATTCCTTTAAATATTGGAGCAGTCCGCCCAACACAGGGAAGGACTTTGGCTGTCATGCAGGTAAGTGGTGGCTCTCAATCTTTTAATGCTGTCAACACATTGAGGATTTTAGGGCGTTGGATGCGGATGTTCACTATCCCTAATCAATCCTCAGTTGCTAAAGCATATCAGGAGTTTCACGAAGATGGCACGATGAAGGATTCTCCCTACCGCGATCGCGTTGTGGATGTGATGGAAGAACTTTATAAGTTTACTTTGTTGCTGAGAGACAAGGTGGACTATTTAACAGATCGCTACAGTGAGCGTAAGGAGAAAGCTGCAAAACAAGTAATTGAAGTAGCTAACAAAGCTTTGGAATTAAACACAACCCAGAACTAA
- a CDS encoding phosphatase domain-containing putative toxin yields the protein MQQEVIQPIQENIWWVIPGKLAGVRKPTAEELNQLQAVGIRAIVSVMDDPSNLDLYQQANIPYLWLPIKGGTAPTREQLQKLQNFVDQQNQLGNAVAVHCTSGRRRTGTMLAAYLIVTGSSYNESIQRILNANPNVELREAQTTFLQELAKQFLS from the coding sequence ATGCAGCAGGAAGTAATTCAACCAATACAAGAAAACATTTGGTGGGTAATTCCAGGGAAACTGGCAGGTGTGCGTAAGCCTACGGCTGAGGAGTTGAATCAATTACAGGCGGTAGGTATTCGTGCAATTGTCTCTGTTATGGACGACCCATCAAACCTAGATTTGTATCAACAAGCAAACATTCCTTATCTCTGGTTGCCAATCAAAGGTGGCACTGCACCAACTAGGGAGCAACTTCAGAAATTACAAAACTTTGTTGATCAGCAAAATCAACTCGGCAACGCTGTTGCTGTTCATTGCACCAGTGGCAGACGGCGTACAGGAACAATGCTGGCTGCTTATTTAATTGTCACAGGTTCATCCTACAACGAGTCAATACAAAGGATTTTGAACGCTAACCCCAATGTGGAACTTCGAGAAGCCCAAACCACTTTTTTGCAAGAACTAGCAAAACAATTTTTGTCTTAA
- a CDS encoding polysaccharide deacetylase family protein yields the protein MPNEKLHLIVKLVSVVGITAGGISLGLLIPKIGFDYSWLSKQSINRDDKAINHAISSTSAQAAAPVIKTEIPKAFQGQTIYQAKLKPNNKVVALTFDDGPGPKNTAQILEILKKNNIKATFFMVGIMVKNFPQVAKQVAADGHVIGNHTWHHRYRRMDVATAASEINRTADIIYKTTGVKTTLFRPPGGFLKNGLVDYAKSQKYAVMMWSDESSDTQRREQPPALIKNVIKGVKPGAIVLMHDGGGNRSRTVQALPQIISDLKAQGYKFVTIPELLEMQSKEESLATASPITASPQAKNQSNHK from the coding sequence ATGCCTAATGAGAAATTACATTTAATTGTCAAATTAGTTAGTGTTGTTGGGATTACGGCTGGCGGTATAAGTTTAGGCTTACTGATACCTAAAATTGGATTTGACTATTCATGGCTAAGTAAACAGTCAATTAATAGAGATGACAAAGCTATTAACCATGCAATATCAAGCACATCTGCACAAGCCGCCGCCCCTGTTATTAAAACAGAAATACCAAAAGCATTTCAAGGACAAACTATTTATCAAGCTAAATTAAAACCTAATAATAAAGTCGTTGCTTTAACTTTTGATGATGGCCCTGGGCCAAAAAATACAGCGCAAATATTAGAAATTCTCAAGAAAAACAATATTAAAGCAACATTTTTCATGGTGGGGATAATGGTCAAGAATTTTCCCCAAGTTGCCAAGCAAGTAGCAGCCGACGGTCATGTTATTGGTAATCATACTTGGCATCATCGGTATCGTCGCATGGATGTGGCCACAGCCGCTAGTGAAATTAATCGTACAGCAGATATTATTTATAAAACTACAGGAGTAAAAACTACTCTATTTCGTCCTCCCGGTGGCTTTTTAAAAAACGGGTTAGTTGATTATGCCAAAAGTCAAAAGTATGCAGTTATGATGTGGTCAGATGAATCATCTGATACCCAGCGTCGTGAACAACCACCAGCCTTAATCAAAAATGTGATTAAAGGCGTAAAACCAGGCGCAATTGTATTAATGCACGATGGCGGCGGTAATCGTTCTCGCACAGTTCAGGCTTTACCACAAATTATCAGCGATCTCAAAGCACAAGGATATAAATTTGTTACTATACCCGAACTTTTAGAAATGCAGTCTAAAGAAGAAAGTCTTGCAACCGCATCACCTATAACAGCCAGTCCCCAGGCAAAAAATCAGTCTAATCATAAGTAA
- the arsC gene encoding arsenate reductase, glutathione/glutaredoxin type — MKRVMFVCKKNSARSQMAEGFAKTLGKGKIEVISSGLEASVVRPEAIATMKEIGIDITDQTSKPLSDFQAEDFDVVISLCGCGVNLPPEWVVREVFEDWQLDDPAEQPEIFPRVRDEIKERVTQLIKSLTEESAPVG, encoded by the coding sequence ATGAAACGTGTAATGTTTGTCTGCAAAAAAAATTCTGCCCGTTCCCAAATGGCGGAAGGCTTTGCCAAAACCTTGGGTAAGGGAAAAATTGAAGTTATTAGCTCTGGGTTAGAAGCAAGTGTTGTCAGACCAGAGGCGATCGCTACCATGAAAGAAATTGGTATCGATATCACTGATCAAACTTCTAAACCGCTCAGTGATTTCCAAGCCGAAGACTTTGACGTAGTAATTTCTCTGTGTGGTTGTGGCGTGAATTTACCTCCTGAGTGGGTCGTGCGCGAAGTTTTTGAAGATTGGCAATTAGATGACCCCGCCGAACAACCGGAAATTTTCCCCAGAGTCCGCGATGAAATTAAGGAACGTGTGACCCAGCTAATTAAGTCACTAACCGAGGAATCTGCACCTGTTGGGTAA